The following coding sequences are from one Devosia yakushimensis window:
- a CDS encoding ABC transporter permease, translated as MTRAVANRIGQALIVLLLAFTASFLLLQALPGDAILIKYQNPEMGLSPEQIAEIRILYGADAPLWAQYGNTIWNFLQGSFGYSVQAGVPVNTLLATNLPPTLRLAALGLLVAVVLAFCLAFAATLAPFRWLRNLLATLPALMISVPVFWLGIMLIQIFSFRLRLVPIINPNEFQALILPVLTLALPIAAPLAQILIRSLDEVEAQPFVSVARAKGATRRGVLWRHVLRNALLPVLTIAGLLFGELLAGAVVTETVFGINGLGRITEQAVSNQDTAVLQAIVILAALGFVIINLAVDLIAPLIDPRLNRKLGADA; from the coding sequence ATGACCAGGGCAGTTGCGAACCGGATCGGGCAGGCGCTCATCGTCCTGCTGCTTGCCTTCACCGCCTCTTTCCTGCTGCTGCAGGCGCTGCCGGGTGACGCGATCCTGATCAAATACCAGAATCCGGAAATGGGGCTCAGTCCCGAGCAGATTGCGGAAATCCGCATTCTCTACGGCGCCGATGCACCCCTCTGGGCGCAGTATGGCAATACGATCTGGAACTTCCTGCAAGGGAGCTTCGGCTATTCGGTGCAGGCCGGTGTTCCGGTCAATACTCTGCTTGCCACCAATCTGCCGCCAACGTTGCGCCTGGCAGCGCTCGGATTGCTTGTTGCAGTCGTGCTTGCCTTTTGCCTCGCCTTTGCTGCAACGCTGGCGCCATTCCGCTGGTTGCGCAATCTGCTGGCGACGCTTCCCGCGCTGATGATCTCCGTTCCGGTCTTCTGGCTGGGCATCATGCTGATCCAGATATTCTCCTTCCGGCTTCGGCTGGTGCCAATCATCAACCCCAACGAATTTCAGGCGCTAATCCTGCCGGTGCTGACCCTGGCGCTGCCGATCGCGGCGCCGCTGGCGCAGATCCTGATCCGCAGTCTCGACGAGGTCGAGGCACAGCCCTTCGTTTCGGTTGCCCGGGCCAAGGGCGCAACGCGCAGGGGCGTGTTGTGGCGCCATGTGCTGCGCAATGCCTTGCTGCCGGTGCTAACCATCGCCGGCCTGCTGTTTGGCGAGCTTTTGGCGGGCGCCGTGGTGACCGAGACCGTGTTCGGCATTAACGGACTGGGGCGCATCACCGAACAGGCGGTGAGCAATCAGGATACGGCCGTCTTGCAAGCCATCGTCATCCTCGCCGCGCTTGGCTTCGTCATCATCAATCTGGCGGTCGATCTGATTGCGCCGCTGATTGATCCACGGCTCAATCGCAAGCTGGGGGCAGACGCATGA
- a CDS encoding carbohydrate ABC transporter permease, with product MSARVQLASIAGVILSLPARLVEPAMSGIQRGLGIKRMPWVFLLPNLVAVVLFALLPVFINVFYSMSGSDRLFPWDRPFVGGANYQSLLDCTNYLDPSTCSRDLFWRALGNTLVFVPVQVICMIAIALLTAICLNRDIVGRGFFRGIFFFPVMLSPVVVALTWQWILQRNGALNGLISAAGLTPVNWLVFPNTAFFWSVFVTVWAHMGFYTIILLAGLQAIPRDVYEAAKMDSATPWRVFTRITLPLLKPVMLVVFILAVIRSVQTFDELYVLTGGGPGSATMLMVQYIYEVGFASQPRNFGLASAASLFLGLALLIFTGIQMRISRGGNND from the coding sequence ATGAGCGCAAGGGTTCAACTCGCCTCAATTGCCGGCGTGATCCTGTCGCTGCCCGCGCGCCTGGTCGAACCGGCAATGTCCGGCATCCAGCGCGGGCTGGGTATCAAGCGGATGCCTTGGGTCTTTCTGCTGCCCAACCTGGTTGCCGTCGTCCTTTTTGCGCTGCTGCCCGTATTCATCAACGTCTTTTATTCGATGAGCGGCAGCGACCGGCTGTTCCCCTGGGATCGGCCCTTTGTCGGCGGAGCCAATTATCAGAGCTTGCTGGATTGCACTAACTATCTCGACCCCTCCACCTGCTCGCGCGACCTGTTCTGGCGCGCATTGGGCAATACGCTTGTCTTCGTACCGGTGCAGGTGATCTGCATGATCGCCATCGCCCTGCTGACGGCTATCTGTCTGAACCGCGACATTGTCGGTCGCGGCTTCTTCCGCGGCATTTTCTTTTTTCCCGTCATGCTGTCGCCGGTCGTGGTGGCGCTGACCTGGCAGTGGATTTTGCAGCGCAATGGAGCGCTGAACGGACTGATCTCGGCTGCCGGCCTGACGCCGGTCAACTGGCTAGTCTTTCCCAACACGGCCTTCTTCTGGTCGGTCTTCGTGACGGTCTGGGCCCATATGGGCTTTTACACGATCATCCTTCTGGCGGGACTGCAGGCTATCCCGCGTGACGTCTACGAAGCCGCAAAGATGGATAGCGCAACGCCATGGCGCGTGTTTACGCGGATTACCCTGCCTCTGCTCAAGCCCGTCATGTTGGTGGTCTTTATCCTGGCGGTCATCCGCTCGGTGCAGACCTTTGACGAACTCTACGTGCTAACCGGCGGCGGACCAGGCTCGGCAACCATGCTCATGGTTCAGTACATTTACGAAGTCGGCTTCGCCAGCCAGCCGCGAAACTTCGGTCTGGCCTCCGCCGCCTCGCTATTCCTCGGGCTCGCCCTGCTGATTTTCACCGGTATTCAGATGCGCATTTCGCGAGGGGGCAACAATGACTGA
- a CDS encoding carbohydrate ABC transporter permease — MTDLSAPKSALSIREFATLRRGRKKSDWTDWLTYLYLFLGLVVMFTPVLWVAISSFKTPANLTEFPPTILPYAAQTVTVEGYDEPLPLFEVVGEDGETRQLAQLRRVGIQAQMIDPANPEERIVVPVGDATPVRQLYFATENYTNLLTSSGGQIWRYLFNSLFITAVATAITLVMNSMAAFALSKYRFRGSGIALVSILATLMIPATVVLVPTYMIVAQLGLVGNLWGVILPTVATPTGVFLLRQYMLTIPDELIEAARMDHASEWRIFWRIILPLSSPALAVVAIFSILSRWNDFLLPLVVLTRRESYTLQLALASFQTEYGVRYEILLAMTTLTALPLAFAFIFLQRYITSGIASTGIK; from the coding sequence ATGACTGATCTCAGCGCGCCGAAATCGGCCTTGTCGATCCGCGAATTCGCCACGCTCAGGCGCGGGCGCAAGAAATCGGACTGGACCGATTGGCTGACCTATCTCTACCTTTTCCTCGGGCTGGTAGTGATGTTCACCCCGGTTCTCTGGGTCGCCATATCCTCGTTCAAGACGCCGGCCAACCTGACCGAGTTTCCACCGACGATTCTGCCCTACGCGGCCCAGACCGTCACGGTGGAGGGCTATGATGAGCCTCTGCCCCTGTTCGAGGTAGTGGGCGAGGACGGCGAGACCCGTCAATTGGCGCAATTGCGTCGCGTCGGCATCCAGGCACAGATGATCGATCCCGCTAACCCCGAAGAGCGGATCGTCGTGCCGGTGGGGGATGCGACACCCGTCAGACAATTATACTTTGCCACGGAGAACTACACGAACCTGCTGACCAGTTCCGGCGGCCAGATCTGGCGCTATCTGTTCAACAGCCTCTTCATTACGGCCGTCGCCACCGCCATCACCCTGGTGATGAATTCCATGGCGGCCTTCGCCCTCTCCAAATACCGCTTTCGTGGATCGGGTATTGCCCTGGTGTCGATCCTGGCGACCCTGATGATCCCGGCAACGGTGGTTCTGGTTCCTACCTACATGATCGTCGCCCAGCTCGGCCTGGTCGGCAATCTCTGGGGTGTCATCCTGCCCACCGTCGCCACGCCGACCGGCGTCTTCCTGCTGCGGCAATATATGCTGACCATTCCCGACGAGTTGATTGAGGCTGCCCGTATGGACCATGCCAGCGAATGGCGCATCTTCTGGCGCATCATCCTGCCTTTGTCTTCGCCGGCCCTTGCTGTGGTGGCCATCTTCTCGATCCTGTCGCGGTGGAACGACTTCCTGTTGCCGCTGGTCGTGTTGACCCGGCGCGAATCCTACACCTTGCAACTGGCCCTGGCGTCGTTCCAGACCGAATACGGCGTGCGCTACGAAATCCTGCTGGCCATGACGACGCTGACGGCACTGCCGCTCGCCTTCGCCTTCATCTTCCTGCAGCGCTACATCACCAGCGGCATCGCTTCGACCGGCATCAAGTAA
- a CDS encoding ABC transporter ATP-binding protein yields MANLTLQNVKKSFGAVEVIPGVDLEITDGEFVVFVGPSGCGKSTLLRLIAGLEDVSDGDIRINDTSVVNVPAADRGVAMVFQSYALYPHMTVRENLSFGLENIRMEKAEINRRVSDAARLLQIEQLLERQPKQLSGGQRQRVAIGRAITRDPKIFLFDEPLSNLDAELRVLMRVEITKLHERLGNTMIYVTHDQIEAMTMADKIVVLRKGVIEQVGAPLDLYNQPRNLFVAGFIGSPRMNFVTGQVSETAAGQLLFAAPGLPPLQLPGALAQPLAAAETTLGIRPEDFTVSRNADSGWPVTVGVAEQYGANSYLHCTLPGDVPILVHEPGQSLAKRGDVLYLAPRENHWHLFDAGGAALARRQA; encoded by the coding sequence ATGGCCAATCTCACGCTTCAAAATGTCAAGAAATCCTTCGGTGCGGTCGAAGTCATTCCCGGCGTTGATCTCGAGATAACGGATGGCGAGTTCGTCGTTTTCGTTGGCCCCTCGGGCTGCGGAAAATCGACCCTGCTGCGCCTGATCGCCGGCCTGGAAGATGTCTCGGACGGCGATATTCGCATCAACGATACCAGCGTCGTGAATGTGCCCGCCGCCGACAGGGGCGTGGCCATGGTGTTTCAGTCCTATGCGCTCTATCCGCATATGACGGTGCGGGAGAATCTCAGTTTCGGGCTCGAGAACATCCGCATGGAGAAGGCCGAGATCAACCGGCGCGTCTCCGACGCCGCGCGCCTACTGCAGATCGAACAATTGCTGGAGCGGCAGCCCAAGCAGCTTTCGGGTGGGCAGCGCCAGCGTGTCGCCATTGGCCGGGCCATTACCCGCGACCCCAAGATATTCCTGTTCGACGAACCGCTATCTAATCTCGATGCGGAACTGCGCGTCCTGATGCGCGTCGAGATCACCAAGCTGCATGAGCGCCTGGGCAATACAATGATCTATGTGACGCACGACCAAATCGAGGCCATGACAATGGCCGATAAGATTGTCGTGCTGCGCAAGGGCGTGATCGAGCAGGTCGGCGCGCCCCTCGACCTCTACAACCAGCCGCGCAATCTGTTCGTTGCCGGCTTCATTGGCTCGCCGCGCATGAATTTCGTGACGGGTCAGGTGTCCGAGACTGCGGCGGGACAACTCTTATTTGCGGCGCCAGGCCTGCCGCCGCTGCAGCTCCCCGGCGCACTGGCCCAGCCATTGGCCGCGGCGGAAACGACACTGGGCATCCGGCCCGAGGACTTCACTGTCTCGCGCAATGCTGATTCTGGTTGGCCTGTCACGGTCGGCGTCGCTGAACAATATGGCGCCAATAGCTACCTGCACTGTACCTTGCCGGGCGATGTGCCGATCCTGGTGCATGAGCCCGGCCAGAGCCTCGCCAAGCGAGGCGATGTGCTTTATCTCGCCCCGCGCGAGAACCATTGGCATCTGTTCGATGCCGGTGGAGCGGCGCTGGCGCGGCGGCAAGCATGA
- a CDS encoding ABC transporter permease has product MTTLDLFTTRPQAGWLRRIDVTLVLSWLVIVIAVAWAVAPGLFTQHSGTIGTAGNQLRAPDAANWFGTDEIGRDVLARIIYGAVNSLSGAIVAVTVGLVGGTALGLIAGSTGGRIDAVIMRLVDVLLSVPGLLLQLSIIIILGFGTVNVAAAVGVTTVAGFARLMRSEVIRVRRADYVEAAFGSGGRFAAVLWRHVLPNSLGTVIAFAALQFGSAILAISTLGFLGYGAPPPTPEWGLLISEGRKYLTTAWWLTTFPGLAVILIVLAANRISQSLQRSS; this is encoded by the coding sequence ATGACCACGCTCGATCTTTTCACCACGCGTCCGCAGGCCGGCTGGCTCCGCCGTATCGACGTGACCCTGGTCCTGTCCTGGCTCGTGATCGTCATTGCGGTTGCTTGGGCCGTGGCGCCGGGTCTTTTCACCCAGCACAGCGGCACTATTGGCACCGCTGGAAACCAGTTGCGCGCGCCCGATGCCGCCAATTGGTTCGGTACCGACGAAATCGGCCGGGATGTGCTGGCGCGCATCATCTATGGCGCGGTCAATTCATTGTCCGGCGCCATCGTCGCCGTGACCGTCGGCCTTGTCGGCGGCACGGCTCTCGGGCTGATTGCCGGCTCGACCGGGGGCAGGATTGATGCCGTCATCATGCGGCTGGTCGATGTGCTGCTCTCTGTACCGGGCCTGCTGCTGCAGCTCTCGATCATCATCATTCTGGGCTTTGGCACCGTCAATGTCGCGGCAGCCGTGGGCGTGACGACGGTAGCAGGCTTTGCAAGACTGATGCGCTCCGAGGTTATCCGCGTGCGCCGGGCCGATTATGTCGAGGCCGCGTTCGGAAGTGGCGGGCGCTTCGCTGCCGTGCTGTGGCGGCATGTCTTGCCCAATTCGCTGGGCACGGTCATTGCCTTTGCCGCCCTGCAATTTGGCAGCGCCATCCTCGCCATCTCGACTCTGGGCTTTCTCGGCTATGGCGCGCCGCCACCGACGCCCGAATGGGGCCTGCTGATCTCCGAAGGCCGCAAATATCTCACGACCGCCTGGTGGCTCACCACTTTCCCCGGCCTGGCGGTGATCTTGATCGTGCTTGCCGCCAATCGCATCAGTCAATCACTACAGAGATCGTCATGA
- the uxuA gene encoding mannonate dehydratase: MIETWRWFGPTDVTTISDIMQTGAGAIVSALHHVPDGAVWSPHEITKRQVQIGTTTDGRASGLAWLVVESLPVSEDIKQQTGKWREHIANYKLSLENLAAAGIFTVCYNFMPVIDWTRTDLAWRLGHGGTCMRFDAIDFAAFDIHLLQRKGAAESVTPFVADAATARFVGMSGTDKGQLAASVLAGLPGAADRLSIDTVREHLSRYGSISGERLRRHLFDFLEEVVPVAARLGIRLCCHPDDPPFPLMGLPRIMSTEVDYRAMLEHLPDAANGMTLCSGALGARPDNDLPGIMRRLGDRVHFLHLRNVRLEGEAVGCSFHESEHLDGSVDMVELIRAIVAEEARRKAVGRSDWVIPMRPDHGQDILDDLRRGGQPGYPLIGRLKGLAELRGVARAFAQVGQ; encoded by the coding sequence ATGATTGAAACCTGGCGCTGGTTCGGTCCTACCGACGTCACAACCATTTCAGACATCATGCAGACGGGCGCCGGTGCGATCGTCTCTGCCCTGCATCACGTTCCTGATGGCGCGGTATGGTCGCCCCATGAAATCACAAAACGCCAGGTCCAGATCGGTACGACGACCGATGGCCGCGCTTCGGGCCTTGCCTGGCTTGTCGTCGAAAGCCTGCCGGTCTCGGAGGATATCAAGCAACAGACTGGAAAATGGCGCGAGCATATCGCCAACTATAAGCTCAGCCTGGAGAACCTGGCGGCAGCCGGCATTTTCACGGTCTGCTACAACTTCATGCCGGTGATTGACTGGACCCGCACGGACCTGGCCTGGCGTCTGGGGCATGGCGGGACCTGCATGCGCTTCGATGCGATCGATTTTGCTGCTTTCGATATTCACCTGTTGCAACGTAAAGGTGCTGCCGAGAGCGTTACACCCTTTGTCGCTGATGCCGCGACAGCGCGGTTCGTCGGGATGAGCGGTACCGACAAGGGACAATTGGCGGCCAGCGTGCTGGCGGGACTGCCCGGCGCCGCCGACAGATTGTCCATCGACACTGTGCGCGAGCACCTGTCGCGCTATGGTAGTATATCGGGTGAGCGGTTGCGTCGGCATCTGTTCGATTTTCTGGAAGAGGTCGTCCCGGTCGCCGCCAGGCTCGGCATTCGCCTGTGCTGTCACCCGGACGATCCGCCCTTTCCCCTGATGGGCCTACCACGGATCATGTCGACCGAAGTCGATTATCGCGCCATGCTCGAACATCTGCCCGATGCCGCGAACGGCATGACCCTGTGTTCTGGTGCCCTGGGTGCGCGGCCCGACAACGACCTTCCCGGCATTATGCGGCGCCTGGGCGATCGCGTGCATTTCCTGCACCTGCGCAATGTCCGCCTGGAAGGGGAGGCTGTCGGGTGTTCATTCCATGAAAGCGAGCATCTGGACGGCAGTGTCGACATGGTCGAACTCATCAGGGCCATTGTCGCCGAAGAAGCGCGCCGCAAGGCGGTTGGGCGTTCCGACTGGGTGATCCCCATGCGGCCCGACCATGGCCAGGACATTCTCGACGATCTGCGTCGGGGTGGACAGCCAGGCTACCCACTGATCGGCCGACTAAAGGGGTTGGCGGAACTGAGAGGGGTAGCGCGCGCCTTTGCGCAAGTCGGGCAATAG
- a CDS encoding TIGR04028 family ABC transporter substrate-binding protein gives MAQEAPVQGGTLVYLEQQPHTNLYPPAGGFYPNSGILNQITDKLTWQNPETLEIEPWIAESWEINADATQYTFKLRQGVTFSDGTPLDAEAVAKNFDVFGLGDKELGYPIAEAINNYDHSEVVDPQTVKFFFKAPAPGFLQATSVIGSGLVATSVLAQPYNELGDATKIIGSGAFVVESEVLGQSLNLKAREDYAWGPVNLEHQGRAYLDAIQYIVTPEDSVRIGALLAGQADFIRQIQAYDEPQVEAQGYLIHSASTRGVNNNAVFRPENPLVSDLRVRQALTAATNTDEIVQTIYSAHYPKASSVIAATALGYVDLHDKLAFDQDRAKAMLDEAGWVQGADGIREKDGQKLELSVYESLPQPQSRAMFQLLSQQWAQVGVKLNVLAGDAGSAAVDRLDPLKTPVVSAMVGRADPDVIKSNFYPTNRDALLQKGGLNAAATWEDPALNELLLAIASEPDNAKRLELTGEAQVYLLDQAYVIPIFEEPQVFAGAPYVNGISFDAVARPSFYNTWLAPR, from the coding sequence ATGGCGCAAGAAGCTCCGGTACAGGGCGGTACGCTGGTCTATCTGGAGCAGCAGCCCCATACCAATCTCTATCCGCCGGCCGGGGGCTTCTATCCCAATAGCGGCATTCTCAATCAGATCACCGACAAGCTGACCTGGCAGAACCCGGAAACGCTCGAGATCGAGCCCTGGATTGCCGAAAGTTGGGAAATTAATGCCGATGCTACGCAATATACATTCAAGCTGCGTCAGGGCGTGACGTTCTCCGACGGTACACCGCTCGATGCGGAGGCCGTCGCCAAGAATTTCGACGTCTTCGGCCTGGGGGATAAGGAACTTGGCTATCCGATAGCCGAAGCAATCAACAATTATGACCACAGCGAGGTCGTCGATCCGCAGACAGTCAAGTTCTTCTTCAAGGCGCCGGCGCCCGGTTTCCTGCAGGCGACCTCGGTGATCGGTTCCGGTCTCGTTGCGACAAGCGTGCTGGCGCAGCCCTATAACGAATTGGGCGATGCGACCAAGATCATCGGGTCGGGCGCCTTCGTCGTCGAAAGCGAAGTGCTCGGGCAAAGCCTCAATCTCAAGGCGCGTGAGGACTATGCCTGGGGTCCGGTCAATCTTGAACATCAGGGGCGCGCCTATCTCGACGCCATCCAGTATATCGTAACTCCCGAGGACAGCGTGCGCATCGGCGCGTTGCTGGCCGGGCAGGCCGATTTCATCCGCCAGATTCAGGCCTATGATGAACCGCAGGTCGAGGCCCAGGGCTATCTGATCCATTCGGCCTCGACGCGCGGCGTCAACAACAATGCTGTTTTCCGCCCGGAAAATCCGCTGGTCTCGGACCTGCGGGTGCGCCAGGCGCTGACGGCGGCGACCAATACGGATGAGATTGTGCAGACGATCTATTCTGCCCACTATCCCAAGGCCAGTTCGGTGATCGCCGCGACCGCCTTGGGTTACGTCGATCTGCATGACAAACTTGCTTTCGACCAGGATCGCGCCAAGGCGATGCTGGACGAGGCCGGCTGGGTCCAAGGCGCTGATGGCATTCGCGAAAAGGACGGACAGAAGCTCGAACTCAGCGTTTATGAATCGCTGCCGCAGCCGCAGAGTCGCGCCATGTTCCAGCTCCTGAGTCAGCAATGGGCGCAGGTCGGCGTCAAGCTCAACGTCTTGGCCGGCGATGCCGGTAGTGCAGCGGTCGACCGCCTCGATCCGCTCAAGACCCCGGTCGTGTCAGCGATGGTCGGTCGCGCGGACCCGGATGTGATCAAATCCAACTTCTACCCAACCAACCGCGATGCGCTGTTGCAGAAGGGTGGGCTTAATGCTGCGGCGACCTGGGAGGATCCGGCGCTCAACGAACTGCTGCTCGCAATCGCCTCTGAACCCGACAACGCCAAGCGGCTGGAACTGACGGGCGAGGCACAGGTCTATCTGCTCGACCAGGCCTATGTGATCCCGATCTTCGAGGAGCCACAGGTGTTTGCCGGTGCGCCCTATGTCAACGGCATCAGCTTCGACGCCGTGGCGCGGCCAAGTTTCTACAATACTTGGCTGGCCCCGCGCTGA